A DNA window from Micromonospora inyonensis contains the following coding sequences:
- the coaBC gene encoding bifunctional phosphopantothenoylcysteine decarboxylase/phosphopantothenate--cysteine ligase CoaBC — MSAGIVLGVGGGIAAYKACELLRLFTESGHRVRVVPTASALRFVGAPTWAALSGQPVADDVWTDVHEVPHVRLGQRADLVVVAPTTADLLAKAAHGLADDLLTNTLLTARCPVVLAPAMHTEMWEHPATVANVATLRARGVLVIEPAVGRLTGADSGKGRLPDPAEIFAVARRALRRGPDAPADLTGRRVVVTAGGTREPLDPVRFLGNRSSGKQGYAFARAAVGRGARVTLIAANVSLPDPAGVDLVRVGTTEELRTATLAAAETADVVVMAAAPADFRPATYAPGKIKKSEDGGAPTIELVTNPDIAAELGGRRRPGQVLVVFAAETGDAEANGRAKLARKRADLIVINEVGADKVFGAETNAATVVGADGSTRVIPERTKEDLADDVWDLVVPRLTTPA; from the coding sequence ATGTCCGCCGGGATCGTCCTCGGGGTCGGCGGCGGCATCGCCGCCTACAAGGCATGTGAGCTGCTGAGGCTCTTCACCGAGTCGGGCCACCGGGTCCGGGTCGTGCCGACCGCGTCGGCGCTCCGCTTCGTCGGAGCGCCGACCTGGGCGGCGCTCTCGGGTCAACCGGTGGCCGACGACGTCTGGACCGACGTGCACGAGGTGCCGCACGTCCGGCTCGGTCAGCGGGCCGACCTGGTCGTGGTCGCACCGACCACCGCCGACCTGCTGGCCAAGGCGGCCCACGGGCTCGCCGACGACCTCCTCACCAACACCCTGCTGACCGCCCGCTGCCCGGTGGTGCTCGCCCCGGCGATGCACACCGAGATGTGGGAGCACCCGGCCACCGTGGCGAACGTGGCCACCCTGCGGGCCCGGGGCGTCCTGGTGATCGAGCCGGCGGTCGGCCGGCTGACCGGCGCGGACAGCGGCAAGGGCCGTCTCCCCGACCCGGCGGAGATCTTCGCGGTGGCGCGGCGCGCGCTGCGCCGGGGCCCCGACGCCCCCGCCGACCTGACCGGACGCCGGGTGGTGGTGACCGCCGGCGGCACCCGGGAACCGCTCGACCCGGTGCGCTTCCTCGGCAACCGGTCCTCCGGCAAACAGGGGTACGCCTTCGCGCGCGCCGCGGTCGGCCGGGGTGCCCGGGTGACCCTGATCGCCGCCAACGTCTCGCTGCCCGATCCCGCCGGGGTGGACCTGGTCCGCGTCGGCACCACCGAGGAGCTGCGCACGGCCACCCTGGCGGCGGCAGAGACGGCCGACGTGGTGGTGATGGCGGCGGCTCCGGCCGATTTCCGTCCGGCGACCTACGCGCCTGGCAAAATCAAGAAGTCGGAGGACGGCGGCGCGCCCACCATCGAGCTGGTGACGAACCCGGACATCGCCGCGGAGCTGGGTGGGCGCCGCCGGCCGGGACAGGTGCTGGTGGTGTTCGCCGCCGAGACCGGTGACGCGGAGGCCAACGGGCGGGCGAAGCTCGCCCGCAAGCGGGCGGACCTCATCGTGATCAACGAGGTCGGCGCGGACAAGGTCTTCGGTGCCGAGACGAACGCGGCGACCGTCGTCGGCGCGGACGGTTCGACCCGGGTCATTCCGGAACGGACGAAGGAAGACCTGGCCGACGACGTCTGGGACCTCGTGGTGCCCCGTCTCACCACCCCTGCGTGA
- the rpoZ gene encoding DNA-directed RNA polymerase subunit omega, producing the protein MGSIANPEGITNPPIDELLEKTSSKYALVIFAAKRARQVNAYYSQLGEGLLEYVGPLVETTPQEKPLSIAMREINAGLLTAEPTDQP; encoded by the coding sequence GTGGGATCCATCGCCAACCCCGAGGGCATCACCAACCCGCCGATCGACGAGCTGCTGGAGAAGACCTCCTCGAAGTACGCGCTGGTGATCTTCGCCGCCAAGCGCGCCCGCCAGGTCAACGCCTACTACAGCCAGCTCGGTGAGGGCCTGCTGGAGTACGTCGGCCCGCTCGTGGAGACCACCCCGCAGGAGAAGCCCCTCTCGATCGCGATGCGCGAGATCAACGCCGGTCTGCTCACCGCCGAGCCGACCGACCAGCCGTAA